The following proteins come from a genomic window of Brevibacillus antibioticus:
- the trpA gene encoding tryptophan synthase subunit alpha, with protein sequence MTTALNRIDQLFADRDRKRFIPFLTVGDPSIEATFHLVKAMVEAGADLIELGIPYSDPLADGPTIQRASERALKNGVTIGDALQLVKRLRESGMEASVVLFSYFNPVLQYGIERFFADLAAYGADGVVIPDLPIEENGRAVTAAKQNGIHVISLVAPTSSSRINTIGAQATGFLYCVSSLGVTGARVDLREDLADFLERVKASTSVPTAVGFGISTPEQVRAVAPHTDGVIVGSAIVQQIEEHAEQLKDPKQMPEAVEKIKTFVHQLASALQ encoded by the coding sequence ATGACGACAGCTCTTAATCGAATCGATCAATTATTCGCTGATCGTGATCGCAAACGATTCATCCCGTTTCTAACGGTAGGCGATCCTTCGATAGAAGCGACTTTTCATCTCGTAAAAGCGATGGTTGAAGCGGGCGCTGATCTCATCGAGCTCGGCATCCCTTACTCCGATCCTTTGGCAGATGGCCCAACGATTCAACGGGCTTCAGAGCGCGCACTGAAAAATGGCGTGACGATCGGGGATGCTTTACAATTGGTCAAAAGGCTACGCGAATCAGGTATGGAGGCTTCCGTCGTCCTGTTCTCCTACTTCAATCCGGTTTTGCAATATGGCATCGAGCGCTTTTTTGCCGATCTCGCTGCCTATGGTGCAGACGGAGTTGTCATTCCTGATTTGCCGATTGAGGAAAACGGTCGAGCAGTAACCGCAGCAAAACAGAATGGCATTCATGTCATTTCGCTGGTGGCACCAACTTCCAGTTCCAGAATCAATACGATCGGCGCCCAAGCAACCGGATTTCTTTATTGTGTATCGTCGCTCGGTGTGACGGGTGCCCGCGTGGACCTGCGAGAGGATTTGGCAGATTTTCTGGAACGAGTAAAGGCCAGCACATCGGTTCCTACTGCGGTAGGCTTCGGAATATCCACGCCGGAACAGGTACGAGCAGTTGCACCCCATACGGATGGTGTCATTGTGGGAAGTGCCATTGTACAGCAAATCGAGGAGCATGCTGAACAATTGAAAGACCCCAAACAGATGCCAGAAGCTGTAGAAAAAATAAAAACGTTTGTACATCAGTTAGCCAGTGCGCTACAATAA
- the trpB gene encoding tryptophan synthase subunit beta — MKNIQTTTRVVPDENGRFGAFGGKFIPETLMNAVTELEMAFEEARRDPAFVQELNGLLSEYAGRPTPLTYAERLTKAVGGAQIYLKREDLNHTGAHKLNNALGQALLAKRMGKKSIIAETGAGQHGVASATVAAKLGLSCTVFMGEEDIRRQSLNVFRMKLLGAEVIPAVSGSRTLKDATNEAIRHWVSHVDETFYVIGSVVGPHPYPYMVREFQKIIGEETRSQVLQMLRRLPDEVVACVGGGSNAIGMFYPFIQDESVALRGVEAAGKGIDTEKHAATLTLGRPGVIHGSLTYLLQDECGQVQEAHSISAGLDYPGVGPEHAYLKDSGRVTYTSVTDAEALDAVQVLCQTEGIIPALESAHAIAEAIKRAKEMSSDKILVICLSGRGDKDVLTIQEALTAEGGE, encoded by the coding sequence ATGAAAAACATTCAAACAACTACGCGAGTCGTGCCTGACGAAAACGGACGATTTGGTGCCTTCGGAGGCAAGTTTATTCCAGAAACCTTGATGAATGCGGTGACAGAGCTCGAGATGGCTTTTGAAGAAGCGCGTCGTGACCCGGCATTTGTTCAAGAATTGAATGGACTGCTCAGCGAGTATGCTGGACGCCCAACCCCACTCACCTATGCAGAGCGTTTGACGAAAGCGGTCGGCGGTGCTCAAATCTATTTGAAACGAGAAGATCTCAACCATACAGGCGCACATAAATTGAACAATGCTTTGGGCCAAGCATTGCTTGCCAAGCGCATGGGAAAAAAATCAATTATTGCCGAAACGGGCGCTGGTCAGCACGGAGTGGCAAGTGCAACCGTTGCGGCAAAGCTCGGGCTCTCTTGCACGGTGTTCATGGGGGAAGAAGATATTCGTCGTCAGTCGTTGAATGTTTTTCGGATGAAGCTGCTTGGAGCAGAAGTCATCCCTGCGGTATCCGGCTCACGTACACTTAAGGATGCGACAAACGAAGCCATTCGCCATTGGGTTTCCCATGTCGATGAAACGTTTTATGTCATCGGATCTGTCGTTGGCCCACACCCGTACCCCTACATGGTACGCGAATTCCAAAAAATTATTGGAGAAGAGACTCGTAGTCAAGTCCTGCAAATGCTCAGAAGACTTCCAGACGAGGTCGTTGCTTGCGTCGGTGGAGGCAGTAATGCGATTGGTATGTTTTATCCGTTCATTCAGGATGAATCTGTCGCGCTGAGAGGGGTAGAAGCCGCAGGAAAAGGAATCGATACCGAAAAGCATGCGGCAACACTCACACTTGGACGCCCGGGAGTCATCCACGGTTCCTTGACCTACTTGTTGCAGGATGAATGCGGACAGGTGCAAGAAGCGCATTCGATTTCGGCTGGCCTGGATTATCCAGGAGTTGGACCTGAGCACGCTTATCTTAAAGACAGCGGACGAGTGACCTATACATCAGTAACGGATGCGGAAGCACTCGACGCAGTACAAGTGCTTTGCCAAACGGAAGGCATCATTCCAGCGTTGGAGAGCGCACATGCCATAGCTGAAGCGATCAAACGTGCGAAAGAGATGTCCTCTGACAAAATATTAGTAATTTGTTTGTCCGGTCGAGGCGACAAGGACGTACTGACTATTCAAGAAGCGCTGACAGCAGAAGGGGGAGAGTAA
- the hisC gene encoding histidinol-phosphate transaminase — MQPKQRILNAPVYQPGKPIDDVKREFGLTEVIKLASNENPFGSSPKAKAAIVEQLDNLALYPDGASLNLRWDLADFLGVKPGQLFFGNGSDEILLMISRAFLGEGTNAVMATQTFSQYRSNGIIEGAGLIEVPLKDGVHDLEAMAAAINEQTKVVWVCNPNNPSGTIVTTSELEAFMKKVPKNVLVVLDEAYYEYVVDPEYPQTVPMLAEYPNLIILRTFSKIYGLAALRIGYGVATEELISSLEHVREPFNTGTLGQVAARAALKDQDFVKTCRDRNREGMKQFTDSFDEWGLSYYPSQTNFILVDLKKDSDEVFKKLLSQGIIVRSGNALGFPGFQRITIGTKEQNDKILSVLKEIVTGALK, encoded by the coding sequence ATGCAACCGAAACAACGCATACTCAATGCCCCGGTATATCAACCTGGCAAGCCGATTGATGACGTGAAACGTGAATTTGGTTTGACTGAAGTCATCAAGCTGGCGTCCAACGAAAATCCTTTTGGTTCCTCACCGAAGGCGAAAGCTGCCATTGTGGAACAGTTGGACAATTTGGCCCTTTATCCAGACGGTGCAAGCCTTAATTTACGTTGGGATCTTGCAGACTTCCTCGGAGTCAAACCAGGCCAATTGTTTTTCGGCAACGGGTCTGATGAAATTTTGTTGATGATCTCTCGTGCTTTTTTGGGCGAAGGAACAAACGCAGTCATGGCGACGCAAACGTTCTCGCAATATCGTTCAAATGGGATTATTGAAGGAGCAGGCTTGATTGAGGTGCCGTTGAAAGATGGCGTTCACGATCTCGAAGCGATGGCAGCTGCCATCAACGAACAAACAAAGGTCGTATGGGTATGTAACCCGAACAATCCGTCCGGCACGATTGTAACAACATCCGAGTTGGAAGCTTTTATGAAAAAGGTTCCAAAAAATGTGCTCGTCGTTTTGGATGAGGCTTACTATGAGTATGTGGTGGATCCAGAATATCCACAAACAGTACCGATGCTCGCTGAGTATCCGAACCTGATTATTTTGCGTACGTTCTCCAAAATCTATGGCCTGGCTGCTCTTCGTATCGGCTACGGGGTCGCGACAGAGGAGCTGATTTCCTCTTTGGAGCACGTGCGTGAGCCGTTCAATACAGGTACACTTGGCCAAGTAGCAGCACGTGCGGCATTAAAAGACCAGGATTTTGTGAAAACATGCCGCGATCGTAACCGTGAAGGCATGAAGCAGTTTACCGATTCCTTTGACGAGTGGGGGCTTTCCTACTATCCATCTCAGACCAACTTTATCTTGGTTGATTTGAAAAAGGATTCCGATGAGGTATTCAAAAAGCTGCTTTCTCAAGGCATCATCGTTCGCTCTGGTAATGCGCTAGGCTTCCCGGGTTTTCAACGTATTACCATCGGGACCAAAGAGCAAAATGACAAGATTCTTTCTGTCTTAAAAGAAATCGTGACTGGAGCATTGAAATAA
- a CDS encoding phosphoribosylanthranilate isomerase yields the protein MTRLKICGIKRAETLALLKELEVDYVGLVFAPSKRQVDAQTAGQLLAAVPGHPPAVGVFVNPTIEELEEALSEAPLSVIQLHGQETPQFCQQVRERFAIPVWKALAVGGEADAAQAIQSYRGIVSAFLFDTYDPSQAGGTGKKFSWEQIPTLKAACEEADCIIAGGIHAENVGELMGQYQAGIVDVSSGVETNGEKDAEKIKTLVERVKAHEKHSNNYASRA from the coding sequence ATGACTCGTTTGAAAATATGTGGGATCAAGCGAGCGGAAACACTTGCGCTGTTAAAAGAGCTGGAAGTCGATTACGTAGGCCTTGTTTTTGCCCCAAGCAAGCGACAAGTTGATGCCCAAACTGCTGGACAATTGCTTGCAGCCGTTCCGGGCCATCCTCCTGCTGTTGGTGTGTTCGTTAATCCGACGATAGAAGAGCTGGAGGAAGCGCTAAGTGAAGCACCGTTATCTGTGATCCAATTGCATGGACAGGAAACGCCACAATTTTGCCAGCAAGTTCGGGAGCGATTCGCTATTCCTGTATGGAAGGCGTTGGCCGTGGGTGGAGAAGCGGATGCTGCTCAAGCAATTCAATCCTATCGAGGCATTGTCAGTGCCTTTTTGTTTGATACGTATGACCCTAGCCAAGCAGGTGGCACGGGGAAAAAGTTTTCGTGGGAGCAAATCCCTACTTTGAAAGCAGCATGCGAGGAAGCAGATTGCATCATCGCTGGAGGGATTCATGCGGAGAATGTCGGAGAATTAATGGGACAGTATCAAGCAGGGATTGTTGATGTGTCCAGTGGAGTAGAGACAAATGGCGAAAAAGACGCTGAAAAAATAAAAACATTGGTGGAGAGGGTGAAGGCGCATGAAAAACATTCAAACAACTACGCGAGTCGTGCCTGA
- the aroH gene encoding chorismate mutase, with product MGMRGIRGAVTVEADTREEIVSSTKWLLEEMVSRNEVNPEDIGSIIITTTEDLCATFPAQAARLLEGEAWQYVPLMCAREIPVPGGLPLCIRVMMHVNTDKTAKDIHHVFLRDAVKLRPDLTNRG from the coding sequence ATGGGAATGAGAGGAATCAGAGGTGCTGTCACGGTAGAAGCCGATACCCGCGAAGAGATTGTCTCCTCTACAAAATGGTTGTTGGAGGAAATGGTAAGCCGCAATGAAGTAAACCCCGAAGACATTGGCAGCATTATTATCACGACGACAGAGGACCTCTGTGCGACCTTTCCTGCTCAAGCAGCTCGCCTGCTTGAAGGAGAAGCTTGGCAATATGTGCCACTCATGTGCGCAAGAGAAATCCCGGTACCGGGTGGCTTGCCGCTTTGTATTCGTGTCATGATGCATGTGAATACGGACAAGACAGCAAAAGACATTCATCACGTCTTTTTGCGTGATGCAGTCAAGCTGCGCCCGGATTTGACAAATCGCGGTTGA
- the aroB gene encoding 3-dehydroquinate synthase: protein MSVEKLTVELGERSYEIVIGDGLLHQAAALLVEAGIASTSKLMIVTDENVAVHYLEPLLDVLRQNGYQAHSAVIAAGEQSKSLAVYERLITEAIDAGLDRKSAVLALGGGVVGDLAGFVAATYMRGIDFVQMPTTLLAHDSSVGGKVAINHPLGKNLIGAFHQPKVVIYDTKALHSLPKREVAAGFAEVVKHGLIADAAFVDWLEDNADRLWQLDSELLGKAIEKGCAVKAAIVSQDETEQGQRALLNLGHTFGHAFEALSAYSTLNHGEAISIGMCLAAKVAERIGFAETGVYNRTKRMLELFHLPTAWPGKLSPEAVLEAMKRDKKTVGGKLALVLPRAIGQVEVVKNIEEELILGIMREEVEG, encoded by the coding sequence ATGAGCGTGGAGAAGCTGACTGTTGAGCTGGGGGAGCGTTCCTACGAGATTGTGATAGGCGATGGTCTTTTGCACCAGGCAGCAGCGTTGCTAGTAGAGGCAGGAATTGCTTCTACTAGCAAGCTGATGATTGTCACAGATGAGAATGTGGCCGTTCATTACTTGGAGCCTTTGCTCGATGTTCTGCGGCAGAATGGGTATCAGGCCCACTCAGCTGTCATCGCTGCTGGCGAACAATCGAAGAGCCTGGCTGTCTATGAACGATTGATAACTGAGGCAATTGATGCAGGACTGGACAGGAAGTCTGCTGTATTGGCTCTCGGTGGTGGAGTCGTCGGAGACTTGGCTGGATTTGTGGCGGCTACGTACATGCGCGGCATTGATTTCGTTCAAATGCCGACTACTTTGCTCGCACATGATAGCTCGGTTGGCGGAAAAGTAGCCATCAATCATCCACTCGGAAAAAATCTCATTGGGGCTTTCCATCAGCCCAAAGTTGTCATTTACGACACGAAAGCCTTGCATAGCTTACCGAAGCGTGAAGTCGCAGCAGGTTTTGCAGAAGTTGTTAAGCATGGACTTATCGCCGACGCTGCCTTTGTGGATTGGCTGGAAGACAACGCGGATAGGCTATGGCAGCTCGATTCAGAATTATTAGGGAAAGCCATTGAAAAAGGCTGCGCAGTCAAGGCGGCTATTGTTTCGCAAGACGAGACAGAGCAAGGACAGCGTGCATTGCTTAATTTGGGTCATACGTTTGGACATGCGTTTGAAGCGCTGTCTGCTTACTCCACCCTGAATCATGGGGAAGCCATCTCAATTGGGATGTGTTTGGCTGCCAAGGTAGCGGAACGCATTGGTTTTGCCGAGACAGGGGTATACAATCGCACGAAACGGATGCTGGAATTGTTCCACTTGCCAACGGCGTGGCCGGGTAAACTCTCGCCAGAAGCTGTGCTGGAAGCCATGAAAAGAGACAAAAAGACGGTAGGCGGAAAGTTGGCATTGGTGTTGCCTAGGGCAATCGGGCAGGTTGAAGTCGTCAAAAATATAGAAGAAGAACTCATACTGGGCATCATGAGAGAAGAAGTGGAGGGATAG
- the trpD gene encoding anthranilate phosphoribosyltransferase: MLTYALEQILLGKHLTRTVAEEAMGEIMDGKATPAQIGAFLASLRLKGEQVEEIIGFAKAMRARAMSFPIELPGLVDTCGTGGDGSHTFNISTASAVVAAADGVHIAKHGNRAVSSKSGSADVLEALGVPVNLSPNDAADCLRVTNLCFLFAPLYHQAMKHAAGPRKELAIRTVFNLLGPLTNPAGASHQLMGVYDAKLLPNVAAVLHELDVKRALVVAGSDGLDELTVTGTSHIAELRDGRILTYEIEPEQFGLRRYEKDALRGGDANENAKIIHDVFSGVRGAARDIVLLNAGAILYLADRVSSIETGVIRAAELIDGGLVMRKLEHVRHIAGGMIHAS, encoded by the coding sequence ATGCTAACATACGCGCTGGAACAAATTCTGCTTGGGAAGCACTTAACACGGACGGTTGCAGAGGAGGCCATGGGCGAGATTATGGACGGAAAGGCAACTCCGGCTCAGATTGGTGCATTTTTAGCAAGCCTTCGTTTGAAAGGCGAGCAGGTGGAAGAGATTATCGGTTTTGCCAAAGCCATGAGAGCGCGAGCGATGAGTTTTCCTATCGAACTTCCAGGTCTGGTAGACACTTGTGGAACAGGCGGAGACGGAAGTCATACCTTTAACATTTCGACGGCGAGTGCAGTTGTCGCAGCAGCTGACGGTGTACACATCGCCAAGCACGGGAATCGTGCAGTTTCCAGCAAAAGCGGCAGTGCTGATGTGTTGGAAGCGTTGGGAGTGCCCGTTAATTTATCTCCAAATGACGCTGCAGATTGCCTGCGTGTAACCAATCTCTGCTTCCTGTTCGCTCCCTTGTACCACCAAGCGATGAAGCATGCGGCTGGACCGCGAAAAGAATTAGCGATTCGTACGGTGTTTAATTTACTGGGACCATTGACGAATCCAGCAGGAGCCAGCCATCAGTTGATGGGCGTGTATGATGCCAAGCTGCTTCCGAATGTAGCCGCAGTCTTACACGAGCTCGATGTGAAAAGAGCGCTCGTTGTAGCAGGCTCGGATGGACTGGATGAATTGACTGTCACGGGAACGAGCCATATCGCTGAGTTGCGGGATGGGCGTATTTTGACATATGAAATCGAGCCAGAGCAGTTCGGTCTGCGCAGATATGAGAAGGATGCTTTGCGCGGCGGTGATGCCAATGAGAATGCCAAGATCATTCACGATGTGTTTTCCGGAGTACGTGGGGCGGCACGCGACATCGTTTTGCTGAATGCGGGCGCGATCCTCTACCTCGCAGATCGGGTGAGCTCGATTGAAACTGGGGTAATACGCGCAGCGGAACTGATCGACGGCGGACTGGTCATGCGCAAGCTCGAGCACGTTCGTCACATTGCAGGAGGTATGATTCATGCTTCGTAA
- a CDS encoding prephenate dehydrogenase, whose product MKKTTITVIGVGLIGGSIALSMRRDPNIRVVGYDLRQDCLDKALTLGVIHAGTTDLQTAVREANVIFLASPVEQIVTTIRSLVEMELQPGVIITDVGSTKAGIVRQAVDVIPDHVTFIGGHPMAGSHKSGVEAASDRLMENAYYVLTPAPGTSLEKVKQLSELLTLTRAKVVQMDAASHDQVVGAVSHFPHILASALVNLVAGYDEENAWHATLAAGGFRDITRIASSNPQMWRDILLQNRDPILKIAKDWANALEDVVHLVEQGDPEGIEHFFKTAREFRDSLPERKTGALPPLNDLYIDIPDNPGEIGRITTLLGARQINITNLQIRETREDIYGVLRITFHSQQELEKGEEVLRFFDYNVYKRT is encoded by the coding sequence ATGAAAAAAACCACCATTACTGTAATCGGCGTCGGGTTGATTGGCGGCTCAATCGCGCTGTCAATGCGACGCGATCCAAATATTCGGGTAGTCGGTTACGATTTACGTCAGGATTGTTTGGATAAAGCACTGACTCTAGGTGTCATTCATGCTGGCACAACTGATTTGCAGACAGCAGTTCGAGAAGCGAATGTCATTTTCCTCGCATCACCTGTAGAGCAAATCGTTACAACTATTCGCTCGTTAGTGGAAATGGAGCTGCAGCCCGGTGTGATCATTACGGATGTTGGCAGTACAAAAGCAGGCATTGTCAGACAAGCGGTGGATGTCATTCCCGATCATGTTACGTTTATTGGTGGACATCCGATGGCGGGCTCGCACAAATCCGGCGTGGAAGCTGCTTCTGACCGTCTGATGGAAAACGCCTACTATGTTTTGACACCAGCGCCGGGAACATCTCTAGAAAAAGTAAAGCAATTGTCTGAACTACTTACACTCACTCGTGCAAAAGTCGTGCAAATGGACGCGGCTTCGCATGATCAGGTCGTGGGTGCGGTTAGTCATTTCCCGCACATCCTCGCTTCTGCTCTGGTCAATCTGGTGGCAGGGTACGACGAGGAAAATGCTTGGCATGCAACGCTTGCTGCTGGTGGCTTCCGTGATATTACGCGCATTGCATCGAGCAACCCTCAGATGTGGCGTGACATTTTACTGCAAAACCGTGATCCGATCCTCAAAATCGCAAAAGATTGGGCAAACGCATTGGAAGATGTCGTTCACCTTGTAGAACAGGGAGATCCAGAAGGAATCGAGCATTTCTTCAAAACGGCACGAGAATTCCGCGACAGCTTGCCTGAGCGCAAAACGGGTGCATTGCCTCCTTTGAACGATTTGTATATCGATATCCCGGACAACCCTGGCGAAATCGGACGAATTACGACACTATTGGGAGCACGACAAATAAACATCACGAATCTCCAAATCAGAGAGACACGAGAAGACATTTATGGGGTGCTACGCATTACGTTCCATTCGCAACAAGAGTTGGAAAAGGGAGAGGAAGTTCTTCGCTTTTTCGATTACAATGTATACAAGCGCACATAA
- the trpE gene encoding anthranilate synthase component I: MYFPSLAEVKTLSASYSLIPVSMKVLADQETPIRLYQKIRTSDSFLLESVEGGARWARFSFIGMNPFQIVEAKGEEITVSYRTGEKLVQTGNPVSFLREETDHYKSPKLPGLPRLSGGAVGFFGYNTLRYFEDLPAHRKEAVRVPDMRFLFVDEMIAFDHLKQEIQLIVNLHVEQGDTEVTIGKKYRQVCERIEELAAKVMAPLEMDQRIQVAVDTPEPLTVQPNMTREQYEQLVVQAKEYIAAGDIFQVVLSQRFSVKTDVDPFAVYRLLRTLNPSPYMYYLEYEGETVVGTSPELLVRVEDEKVEMRPIAGTRKRGATPQEDADLAADLLADKKERAEHYMLLDLGRNDVGKVSAYGSVKVEEALVIENYSHVMHMVSHVTGKLREGLHAFDALLSAFPAGTVSGSPKLRAMEIIAELEPDARHLYAGAIGYISFDGSLDSCITIRTLFFQDGYAHVQAGAGIVADSVPASEYQETVNKAAAMLSALEKAERMFVRKVELSC, translated from the coding sequence ATGTATTTCCCTTCCCTTGCCGAGGTTAAGACCCTCTCGGCGTCGTATTCCCTTATCCCTGTAAGCATGAAAGTGTTGGCGGATCAAGAGACACCGATTCGCTTGTATCAGAAGATTCGAACGAGTGATTCCTTTTTGCTGGAGAGCGTAGAAGGTGGTGCGCGTTGGGCTCGTTTTTCGTTCATTGGCATGAATCCTTTTCAAATCGTAGAAGCAAAAGGGGAAGAAATCACCGTTTCCTATCGTACTGGTGAAAAACTTGTCCAGACAGGAAATCCCGTCTCCTTTTTGCGTGAAGAAACCGATCACTACAAAAGCCCGAAGCTACCCGGGTTACCTCGTCTCAGTGGTGGTGCGGTAGGCTTTTTTGGCTACAATACGCTGCGCTATTTTGAAGATTTGCCAGCGCATCGCAAGGAAGCTGTACGAGTGCCGGATATGCGCTTTTTGTTCGTCGATGAGATGATCGCCTTTGATCATTTGAAGCAGGAAATTCAATTGATTGTGAACCTCCATGTGGAGCAAGGCGACACCGAAGTCACTATTGGCAAAAAATACAGGCAAGTCTGCGAACGAATCGAGGAGCTGGCTGCAAAAGTCATGGCTCCGCTTGAAATGGATCAACGCATTCAAGTAGCAGTAGATACACCAGAGCCATTGACAGTACAGCCAAATATGACGCGTGAGCAATACGAGCAGCTAGTCGTGCAGGCGAAAGAATACATCGCAGCCGGCGATATTTTTCAAGTCGTGTTGTCCCAACGTTTTTCCGTAAAGACGGATGTCGATCCTTTTGCGGTGTACCGATTGCTGCGTACGTTGAATCCTTCCCCGTATATGTACTATCTCGAATACGAGGGCGAGACAGTCGTCGGGACATCACCAGAGCTACTCGTGCGTGTCGAAGATGAAAAAGTAGAGATGCGACCGATTGCAGGAACGCGAAAAAGAGGGGCGACCCCACAAGAAGATGCTGATTTGGCGGCTGATCTTTTGGCAGATAAAAAGGAGAGAGCCGAGCACTACATGCTGCTGGATTTAGGGCGCAACGATGTAGGAAAGGTCTCTGCTTACGGAAGTGTGAAAGTGGAAGAAGCATTGGTAATTGAAAATTATTCCCATGTGATGCATATGGTTTCGCATGTGACCGGCAAGCTTCGTGAGGGATTGCACGCTTTCGATGCTTTGCTGAGTGCTTTTCCGGCTGGTACGGTATCTGGTTCTCCCAAGCTACGGGCGATGGAAATTATTGCGGAGCTCGAGCCTGACGCACGCCATCTGTATGCAGGAGCAATCGGCTACATTTCATTTGATGGTTCACTCGATAGCTGCATCACGATTCGAACGTTGTTCTTTCAGGATGGTTACGCACATGTACAGGCGGGAGCAGGCATCGTAGCGGACTCGGTTCCTGCGAGTGAGTATCAAGAGACGGTGAATAAAGCAGCAGCGATGCTCTCCGCGTTAGAAAAAGCGGAACGGATGTTTGTTAGAAAGGTGGAGTTGTCATGCTAA
- the trpC gene encoding indole-3-glycerol phosphate synthase TrpC translates to MLRKIVEKKREEIARLYTDTTVAALLFATKEVHRPRGFRHALETSVRPVSVIAEVKKASPSKGLIRPDFQAVTIAKAYQAARAECLSVLTDESFFQGSLSYLRQIHEAIDRPLLRKDFLLDEIQVVEARAAGADCVLLIAAILDRETLRHLNQTAEELGMDVLVEVHDKRECELVFQAMEPKLLGINNRNLNTFQTDLAVTHELIAELPTSLTIVSESGISTPADIENVRGAGARAVLVGEHFMRQTDVERAVIDLVGEAAPGVSV, encoded by the coding sequence ATGCTTCGTAAAATCGTAGAAAAGAAACGCGAAGAGATCGCACGTCTCTATACAGATACAACAGTTGCAGCATTGCTTTTTGCAACAAAGGAAGTCCACCGTCCACGCGGATTTCGTCACGCATTGGAGACGAGCGTACGGCCTGTAAGCGTGATTGCCGAAGTGAAAAAAGCATCCCCGTCCAAAGGGTTAATCCGACCTGATTTCCAAGCAGTGACCATTGCGAAGGCATATCAGGCCGCTCGCGCAGAATGTTTGTCTGTTTTGACAGACGAGTCCTTTTTCCAAGGGAGCTTGAGCTATCTACGGCAAATTCACGAGGCAATTGATCGCCCGTTACTTAGAAAAGACTTTCTTCTGGATGAAATTCAAGTCGTGGAAGCGAGAGCAGCAGGCGCTGATTGTGTGTTGCTCATTGCTGCCATTCTCGATCGGGAAACGCTTCGCCACCTGAATCAAACTGCCGAGGAGCTGGGCATGGATGTACTGGTTGAGGTCCATGACAAACGCGAATGCGAGCTTGTTTTTCAAGCAATGGAACCGAAATTGCTCGGGATCAACAATCGAAACTTAAATACGTTTCAAACTGACCTAGCCGTTACACATGAGTTGATTGCAGAACTGCCTACGTCATTGACGATCGTGAGCGAAAGTGGGATTTCGACACCAGCGGATATTGAGAATGTACGAGGTGCAGGTGCCCGGGCTGTACTTGTTGGAGAGCATTTCATGCGTCAAACAGACGTAGAGCGCGCAGTTATAGATCTCGTGGGAGAAGCAGCACCGGGGGTGAGTGTATGA